In Tenacibaculum sp. 190524A02b, the genomic stretch TATTATTTCTATATCAGAAAAAGCACTAATATACTTTTCTAATAAAGTTATTGCAGGCGGTTCATCATCAATAAGTATACATTTTATAGGCATAGTTAGTCTATTGTGATTTGTAAGTGTAAACTAAAATGATCTAGTTTGTCGATTATATTTAGTTCATGTTTATTAGGGTATAGCAAGTTTAATTGTCGTTGAATATTTTTTAATCCAATTCCTTCTTTATAAGCATCTCCAATAGCACCATTTACATAGTGGTTTTTGGTGTTCCAAACACTAAAATAGAGTTTGTTTTCTATTTGTTTTATTGAAATTCTAATAATAGGGTTTTCTAAGTTCCCACTTGCTCCATGTTTAAACGCATTTTCAACTATAGACAATAGTAATAAAGGAGAGATTTGCGCTTTTAATGAAGGGGTTTTTCTTTCAAATTCTACATGTAAACGTTCACCATATCGTATTTTTTCTAAGTTGATATAATTATCAATACATTTTAATTCCTCTTTTATATCTATAAAACGAGCCTGACTTTTATAAAGGGAATAATCTAATATTTCAGAAAGTTGTAAAATCATATCGCCAGCTTTAGGAGAATTTGTCATTACAAACGAATACAAATTATTTAAAGTATTGAACAAAAAATGCGGATTCAATTGTGCTTTTAAAAATTGTAATTCGGTATCTAATTTTTCCTGCTGAATTCTTATTAAACGGTTTGTTTCTTCTTGCTGATTGATGTATACTTTATAGGCATATACGATTAATGCAGGAGTATAAAACATTAATGTCTTAGATAAATAAGCTGGAATATTAAATAAGTACATTGGGTAATTATCCTTGACGTAAATAGAATATTTGAAAAGAACATAGATTATAAAAGAAGTAAAAAAAACACTTAGACTAAATACGGCTATCCTTCCTTTGTTTAAGTATAATGGCACCTGCCAATAGTTAAAGGTGTATACAGCTATGATATAAAAAGGAAATTTCAGTAAGGTGTTTTTTAAGTAGTAGTGATAGTATTCTCCATTTCCATTAAAAGAAAGCGCATAAATAGCTAACAAAGCTATCCAAAATAGTAGGTGCTGTATTACCTTATTTTTTTTCAAGATTTCTGTTAAAATCATTGCATTAAAATTAGAAAAATATAAAATTAGTTCACGAATTAATCGTTAAATAGCTCTTAAAAATAGCTAAATAGTGTTTATCTGTATAAAAAACCATATTTAGACTTTTAAAAAGAGAATAGATCTCTTAAATCATGATTCTTCTATTTAATGAAAAAACGGTTGTTATTTTAAGCTTCTTTGTAGTATATCTAATTCATAAAACAATTAAAATGAGAGTATTTAAACTTAGAACATTACTTATATGTACTGTACTTTTTAATATTTCATGCGGAAAAGCACAAGAGCGTCATTTAATGATAAAAAAAGAAACAAAGCAGATTGAAGAATCGATTATTATTGGAAAAAAAATTAAAGTTAATTCGAAAATATTAAATCAAGAAAAGGAAATATATCTATCATTGCCTCATAAGTATGAGGAACATATCCAATGCTATCCAGTGGTTTTTGTTTTAGAGGCAGAGTTTTTATTTGAGCCTACAAAAGCGATTTCTTCGTTTTTAGCTGCCAGAAGTAAGATGCCTGAGGCAATCATAGTTGGAATTCCGAATGATTTCCATGAGCAAAGACACGAACTAGGATTTAAAAAATGGAAAGGAAAACCAGAAGAATACCTTAATTTTTTCAGAAAAGAATTAATTCCATTCATTGAAAGTAATTATAGAGCGGATTCCCATAGAACAATCATTGCAATGTCTCCTACAAACGGTTTTTTATTTGAAGCCTTTTTTAATCAACCAGATGTTTTTAATGCATATATAGCATTAACAATGCATTGGGATTGGAATCCAGAAAATAATGAGGTAACAATGGTAGATCACATAATTAAAATAATTTCTAATCACTCTTATCCTAAATCGAGTATTTATATTGGAACAGCAGATGATGATATGGTATATAGTGGCGAAGAATACTTGACTTCAAGAAAAAAATTAGATGAATTTCAAAAATCAAAGAGTCAGGTTAAATACAAAGTTGAACTTTTAGAAAATGAAGAACATTATTCAATGGCTTTAGTAGGTTTAAGAAATGCTTTTAAGTTTATGTATCCAAATGAAGAATGGAAATTTCAGAGGTTACAAAAAATGAAAGATCCTGTAAAACAAATAAAAGACTATTATGATAGTTTAAGTAAAAAATATGGATTCGACATATATCCTTTAGAAGATACGCATGGAAAATACGGTATAGTATCACAAGCTGAAAATATGATCAAATGGAAGATGTGGGATAATGAAAAAATTATAGCGTTTATCAAGCTTGGACTTCAATATTATCCTAATTCTGCAAATTTACATATGAAACTGGCAAAGGTCTATAGAAAGGCAGGATATAAAAAAGAGAGTATAGAAACTGTTGAGAGAACAATACAATTGGTGTCAAAATACCATCCTTCCAAATTGAAAGAATATCAGAATGAATTATCTAAGTTAAAAGAATAAAAGAAAATCAAATCTAAAAAATAGCGGTTGTTAAAGTAAATTCGTAACACTTGTTTTATAGGTTTGACCTATCGGAATTATTTTGTCTCTAATAAAAATTCGATTTCCTTCAATTACAGATATTTTAGGAATACTTACAATGTAGGATTTATGAACGCGTATAAAGTTGTGTGGTGCCAAGAAGGATTCGAAATGAGATATTTTTTCATGACTAATAATTACCGTATCATCTTTTAAATGTAGCTTACAATAATTACCATAGGCTTCAATACAAATAATATTTTCTGTAGCTACTTGATGGTATTTTTTATCTCCTTTTACGAAGAAATTACTGGAAGTTTGTGTTGTGTTTGTAGCTGTAACTGGAGTAGCACTTTCCGAAGTTGTAGAAAGTACTTTATTAATAGCCGTAAGCATACGTTCAAAACTAAAAGGCTTTAATAAATAATCAACTACACTTAATTCAAAACCCTCTAAGGCGTGTTCTTTATAAGCTGTAGTAACAATTACTTTAGGCGGATTCTGCAATGTTCTTAAAAAATCAAAGCCTTTTAATTTGGGCATGTTCAAGTCTAAAAACATAAAATCAACCGTATTATTATTTAAAAACTGCATGGCTTCAATAGCATTATAACAGTTTTTTTGAAGTGATAAATGAGGTAGCATACTGCAAAACTCCTCAATAAGTTGGTGTGCCAACGGCTCGTCATCAATAATAATATATCGCATAGTGTTAGTTTAATTGTAATACAGCCTTAAAAGTAGCATTTGTTTTATGAATGGTTAACAGGTGCTTGTTTGGATATAATAAATCCAATCGATGCTGTAGGTTTTCTAAACCAATACCTTTGCTAGTGTTATTGTCAGTATCATCAAAATTATTATCAATACTAAACAACACTTCTTTGTCTTTACCTTGAAGATCAATCTGTATATAAGCATCTTCTGTTAAGGTTTCTACACCGTGCTTAAAGGCATTTTCTAAGAGAATAATAAACAACAAAGGAGCCACTTTTACATCACTTTCTATGGTGTGTGCAAAATTAATAACCACATTTTTATGATGTCTTATTTTATGCAAATCAATATAGTTTTGCAAATAAGCAACTTCCTCTTTTAAAGAAACCAATTCTTTCTTCCCTTCATAAATAGTATACCGCATCATGTCAGAAAGTTTTAAAATAACCTCTGGAGCCTGATGAGAATTTTGAACGGTTAATGAATATAAGTTGTTAAGTGTGTTAAAAAAGAAATGTGGATTTACTTGTGCTTTTAATAAAGCTAATTCAGCTTTCGATTTTTCATTTTGCAAGCTTTTAATCCATTTGTATTGTTCATACAACCATAGTCCAATCAAAATAGGTATAGGAATAATTAGTAAAGGAATAAATAACTCATGTTTTAGTTTTGAATAAAGTTCAGTCTCGTGTTGAAAGAATCTAAAGTAACTAAATAATAAGAGTAGAGAAATATAATATGCAACAATGGTTTTTCCGTATTTCTGCACAAACTTTGGTAATAAAAGATGCGCAATACCCAACCAAATGAATAAAAGTATCACTAAGCTTAACGGATTATCTGGATAATTGATTCTTTCGTCTATAATCAATAGAACAATAAAACTTATTAATAAAGCCAAAAGCTTTAAAAGTATAATTTTATGTTTCTTTAAAAAGGAAATATGATAGACCATTACAGAAATAATGCCCCACCAAACACCTCCAAAAATGGTAGTTTCTATAGGACGGTCTTTAGGTAGAATAATAAACCCGATATGTTCTAATATATATATCAAAGGAACTACAATAACGAGTCCTATACTGAATGCTTTTAATATTTTGTTGAATTGTGGCACGTTTTATATGTACTTAAATAGAAGTTCAAAAATAAAGAGAAGTGTAAAGGTAATGTAACAATTTTGATGAATAGGATGTTTTTCTGTACAAACAAATACTTTTTTATGCCGAGTAAGATTTATGGTTTTAAAAGCCGTATTGAAATGAAGAATGTTCCTGTTGGTCAAATAAATTCGTCCCTCTTTTAAAATAGGTTCTAAGTTCGTTGAAAAATTAGAAAACATAGAACATGAACACCTTAAAAATTCAAGATATCAGCAAAGAATATCCTAATGGGGTAAAGGCGTTGAACCAAGTAGCTTTAACAATTACAAACGGATTATTCGGATTACTAGGACCTAATGGAGCTGGAAAATCATCTTTAATGCGAACCATTGCTACTTTACAAGAACCTACTTCAGGAAGTATTTTTTTTAATGACGTAGACATTGTGAAGAGTCCGCAGTTTTTACGAAGTCAATTAGGCTATTTACCACAAGAATTTGGAGTGTATCCAAAAATAAGCGCCCAAGATTTATTGAATCACTTGGCTGTTTTAAAAGGAATCACGAATACCCAAGAAAGAAAAGAGCAGGTAACCGCTTTGTTGCAACAAACCAACTTGTATCAACATAGAAAAAAATCGGTACATACCTTTTCTGGAGGAATGCGACAACGTTTTGGAATTGCACAAGCTTTGTTAGGAAATCCACAGTTGATTATTGTTGACGAGCCTACAGCTGGATTAGATCCTGAAGAACGCAATCGATTTTTAAACTTGTTAAGTGAAATAGGGGAGAACGTGATTGTGATTCTATCTACTCATATTGTAGAAGATGTACGCGATTTATGTCAAAACATGGCCATACTTCAGCAAGGAAAAATTATAACGCAAGGAAATCCAATGGAACTAACCTATAGTTTAAAAGGAAAAACATGGATTAAAACCATTGCTAAAGAAGAACTAGCAGTATACCAAGATTCATTTCAGGTACTTAGTACTCGATTGGTCTCCGGAAAAACACAAATTCAAGTGTATTCAGAAACACCTTTAAATGGTAAATTCAAACTGTATACACCAGATTTAGAAAGTGTTTACTTTAAAAAATTACAACAAGTTTCCTCTTAAAACTCTTCATATGCTATTCCACTTATTAAAATTTGAAATACAATATCAATTAAAACAAAGAGCACTCATTGCTTTTAGTATCCTGTTTGCATTTTTAGGATATACACTAGGATCTCAAGGATTTTCTAACAAAGTAGCTTTTAATTCTAATTATGAAATCAACTATGACGTAGGCTTACTAAGCTTAGGAAGTGTGTTTATTGTGATGTTTTTTGCTATTAGCGGATTTTTAAGAGACAAACACCATAAAACCGATGCATTGGTATTTACCAGTTCTTTAAGGAAAATACAGTTTTTTGTGAGTCGATTTTTAGGCGTATATCTATTTTCATTACTCACATTTAGTGCCTGTTTTATAGGCTGGTATTTAGGAACTCAAAATCCAGCTTTAGATGCCAGTAGATTGTTAGATTTCAATGTGTTTTCCTATCTAAATACATGGTTGTTATTTGCGGCACCTAATCTTTTTATCGTAACTGCTATTGTAAGTTCAGTAGCTTTGTTAACTCAAAATAATATCGCAACCTATGCAAGCGCTATAGGTATTTACGGACTCTATTTTTTAACAGCTTTATTTTTTAATTCACCTTTATTGGCAGGAGAAGTGAATGCTTCCGCAGAGACCATGCAAATGGCAGCAATAGGAGATCCCTTTGGATTATCAGCCTTTCTAGAACAAACGCAATTTTGGACACCCGCCGAGAAGAATACCCAACAATTAGCGCTATCTGGATACTTCTTAGCTAATCGACTTTTTTGGTTGGGTTTTACAAGTATCCTTTTGTTCGTTTCTTATAGTTTCTTTTCCTATAAAATTTCAGAAAGAAAAAAGAAAAGCAGAGCTATCAAAACGGAAAAGGAAACAGCCTTAGTACCATATCGAATCATAAAAGCACCACAATATTCTTTTAAACATAGTTGGAATAGTTTTGTATCTCAATTAAAAATGGAATTGAATGCGGTACGCAAGAACCTTCCCTTTTTAGCCATTATAGGCATGTGGATTGTAATTGTATTTATTGAAATTTATTCACGTATCAATCAAGGAGGAACTTATAATGAAAGTCTGTATCCAACTACAAGTTTGTTGGTATGGCTAATTAAAGACCCTTTGCCATATATAAGTATTCTAGCGGTAGTTTTTTATGGGGGAGAACTTATTTGGAGAGAAAAAGAAACAAAATTCGACGGGATATTGTATGGTACACCCGCACCAACCTCAGTATTTTTCTTGGCAAAAACCGTTGCATTGATCTTATTACCATGCTTATTAATATGTATTAGTATTTTAATAGCTATAGGATTTCAAATACAGTTAGGATACGAATTCTTAGATTTCACCACCTATGCTTCCCTTTTTTATTTTAGTGGAGTAGGTATCCTTTTTTATATTTTACTTAGTGTATTTATGCAAAGTGTTTTTCCGAATAAATAC encodes the following:
- a CDS encoding sensor histidine kinase yields the protein MILTEILKKNKVIQHLLFWIALLAIYALSFNGNGEYYHYYLKNTLLKFPFYIIAVYTFNYWQVPLYLNKGRIAVFSLSVFFTSFIIYVLFKYSIYVKDNYPMYLFNIPAYLSKTLMFYTPALIVYAYKVYINQQEETNRLIRIQQEKLDTELQFLKAQLNPHFLFNTLNNLYSFVMTNSPKAGDMILQLSEILDYSLYKSQARFIDIKEELKCIDNYINLEKIRYGERLHVEFERKTPSLKAQISPLLLLSIVENAFKHGASGNLENPIIRISIKQIENKLYFSVWNTKNHYVNGAIGDAYKEGIGLKNIQRQLNLLYPNKHELNIIDKLDHFSLHLQITID
- a CDS encoding alpha/beta hydrolase — translated: MRVFKLRTLLICTVLFNISCGKAQERHLMIKKETKQIEESIIIGKKIKVNSKILNQEKEIYLSLPHKYEEHIQCYPVVFVLEAEFLFEPTKAISSFLAARSKMPEAIIVGIPNDFHEQRHELGFKKWKGKPEEYLNFFRKELIPFIESNYRADSHRTIIAMSPTNGFLFEAFFNQPDVFNAYIALTMHWDWNPENNEVTMVDHIIKIISNHSYPKSSIYIGTADDDMVYSGEEYLTSRKKLDEFQKSKSQVKYKVELLENEEHYSMALVGLRNAFKFMYPNEEWKFQRLQKMKDPVKQIKDYYDSLSKKYGFDIYPLEDTHGKYGIVSQAENMIKWKMWDNEKIIAFIKLGLQYYPNSANLHMKLAKVYRKAGYKKESIETVERTIQLVSKYHPSKLKEYQNELSKLKE
- a CDS encoding sensor histidine kinase; translation: MPQFNKILKAFSIGLVIVVPLIYILEHIGFIILPKDRPIETTIFGGVWWGIISVMVYHISFLKKHKIILLKLLALLISFIVLLIIDERINYPDNPLSLVILLFIWLGIAHLLLPKFVQKYGKTIVAYYISLLLLFSYFRFFQHETELYSKLKHELFIPLLIIPIPILIGLWLYEQYKWIKSLQNEKSKAELALLKAQVNPHFFFNTLNNLYSLTVQNSHQAPEVILKLSDMMRYTIYEGKKELVSLKEEVAYLQNYIDLHKIRHHKNVVINFAHTIESDVKVAPLLFIILLENAFKHGVETLTEDAYIQIDLQGKDKEVLFSIDNNFDDTDNNTSKGIGLENLQHRLDLLYPNKHLLTIHKTNATFKAVLQLN
- a CDS encoding response regulator transcription factor, translated to MRYIIIDDEPLAHQLIEEFCSMLPHLSLQKNCYNAIEAMQFLNNNTVDFMFLDLNMPKLKGFDFLRTLQNPPKVIVTTAYKEHALEGFELSVVDYLLKPFSFERMLTAINKVLSTTSESATPVTATNTTQTSSNFFVKGDKKYHQVATENIICIEAYGNYCKLHLKDDTVIISHEKISHFESFLAPHNFIRVHKSYIVSIPKISVIEGNRIFIRDKIIPIGQTYKTSVTNLL
- a CDS encoding ABC transporter ATP-binding protein, translating into MNTLKIQDISKEYPNGVKALNQVALTITNGLFGLLGPNGAGKSSLMRTIATLQEPTSGSIFFNDVDIVKSPQFLRSQLGYLPQEFGVYPKISAQDLLNHLAVLKGITNTQERKEQVTALLQQTNLYQHRKKSVHTFSGGMRQRFGIAQALLGNPQLIIVDEPTAGLDPEERNRFLNLLSEIGENVIVILSTHIVEDVRDLCQNMAILQQGKIITQGNPMELTYSLKGKTWIKTIAKEELAVYQDSFQVLSTRLVSGKTQIQVYSETPLNGKFKLYTPDLESVYFKKLQQVSS